The following proteins come from a genomic window of Spea bombifrons isolate aSpeBom1 chromosome 10, aSpeBom1.2.pri, whole genome shotgun sequence:
- the PTPMT1 gene encoding phosphatidylglycerophosphatase and protein-tyrosine phosphatase 1, whose amino-acid sequence MPIQALAARVIFYPTLLYNVFMRKVTDRRWYDRIDETVILGALPFRSMSEKLINEENVHGVITMNEEYETRLLCNSAEQWNALGVEQLRLSTVDFTGVPTLENLQKGVAFLHEHRKKGNSVYIHCKAGRSRSATMVAAYLIERHKWTPDSAEAFIASIRPHIIIRDSQHQVLESYYSSVNDTRAPESGG is encoded by the exons ATGCCGATCCAGGCACTGGCCGCGCGCGTTATTTTTTATCCCACCCTGTTATATAATGTGTTTATGAGGAAGGTGACGGATCGGAGGTGGTACGATAGGATAGATGAGACGGTTATCTTAGGAGCGTTGCCCTTCAGGAGCATGAGTGAGAAG TTAATTAATGAGGAAAACGTCCATGGGGTTATCACGATGAATGAAGAATACGAGACCAGGCTGTTGTGTAACTCCGCTGAG CAGTGGAACGCTTTGGGTGTAGAACAGCTGCGTCTCAGCACCGTGGATTTCACTGGGGTCCCCACACTGGAGAACTTACAGAAAGGGGTGGCATTTCTTCATGAGCACCGAAAAAAGGGTAACAGCGTTTACATCCACTGCAAGGCAGGTCGCTCTCGCAGCGCCACCATGGTAGCTGCATATTTAATAGAG AGACACAAGTGGACCCCTGATTCCGCAGAGGCTTTCATAGCAAGCATAAGGCCGCACATTATCATCCGAGACTCACAACACCAAGTGCTGGAAAGTTACTACAGCTCGGTTAACGACACCAGAGCCCCAGAAAGCGGAGGCTGA
- the KBTBD4 gene encoding kelch repeat and BTB domain-containing protein 4, protein MESSEDAGAQSLASSSEENYFVTYTFTDRSHSSRVAQSIMKLCMEDELFADVTILVEGKEFQLHRLVLSAQSCFFRSMFASNLKEGRDRVIELQDVSESVFQLLVDYIYHGTVKLRLEELQETYEVADMYQLTALFEECSRFLVRTVQVQNCLQIMWLADQHSDTLLYTAAKHCAKTHLSQLYDTEDFLNLPLRLLKDIIADGVPCSQNPTVAIKNWIHFNKEEREEFSDILLSSLKEIGENVHIYLIGKEESRTHSVAVSLHCAQDDSISVCGQNSLCHQITAACKHGADLYVVGGSIPRRMWKCNMETMDWERCAPLPRDRLQHTLVSVPSKDAIYSLGGKTLQDSLSNVVIYYRVQDNVWTETSQLEVSVSGAAGVNLNGLIYLMGGEENDLDFFTKPSRLIQCFDTNTQKCHVKPYVLPFAGRMHAAVHKDLIFIIAEGDPLVCYNPLLDSFTRLCLPEVWSSRPSLWKIASCNGCIYVFRDHYKKGDANTFKLNPATSVVTVTSGIRFLLTNLQFLLA, encoded by the exons ATGGAATCATCGGAGGATGCCGGTGCCCAAAGCCTTGCCAGCTCCTCGGAAGAGAATTATTTTGTCACGTACACGTTCACAGATCGATCGCACAGCAGCAGAGTGGCTCAGAGCATCATGAAGCTGTGTATGGAGGACGAGTTGTTTGCGGACGTCACCATCCTAGTGGAAGGAAAGGAGTTCCAGCTTCATCGGCTGGTGCTGTCGGCTCAGAGCTGTTTCTTTCGCTCGATGTTCGCTTCAAACCTTAAGGAAGGCCGCGACCGCGTGATAGAGCTCCAAGACGTTAGCGAGAGTGTCTTTCAGCTGCTGGTGGATTATATCTACCATGGGACAGTGAAGCTGAGACTGGAGGAGCTACAGGAGACGTACGAGGTGGCGGATATGTACCAGCTGACTGCGCTCTTTGAAGAGTGCTCTCGTTTTCTGGTCCGGACTGTGCAGGTCCAAAACTGCCTGCAAATCATGTGGCTGGCCGACCAGCACAGCGACACGTTGCTCTACACGGCGGCCAAGCACTGCGCCAAAACCCATCTCTCCCAGCTCTACGACACGGAGGACTTCCTTAACCTGCCCTTGCGGCTCCTGAAGGACATCATTGCAG ACGGAGTACCGTGTTCACAGAATCCCACTGTTGCTATAAAAAACTGGATACACTTCAACAAGGAGGAGCGGGAGGAATTCTCAGACATCCTACTATCCAGCCTTAAG gaAATTGGAGAGAATGTGCATATTTACCTGATTGGGAAGGAGGAATCTCGCACCCACTCCGTCGCCGTTTCGCTGCACTGTGCCCAGGATGACTCCATCAGTGTATGTGGGCAGAATAGTTTGTGCCACCAGATCACAGCAGCCTGCAAACACGGGGCTGATCTGTACGTGGTGGGGGGCTCCATCCCAAGGAGGATGTGGAAATGCAACATGGAGACGATGGATTGGGAGCGATGCGCCCCTCTCCCCCGAGACCGCCTCCAGCACACCCTTGTATCCGTGCCCAGTAAAGATGCCATTTATTCCCTTGGGGGCAAGACCCTGCAGGATTCTTTGTCCAATGTAGTCATTTACTATCGGGTGCAAGACAACGTCTGGACGGAGACGAGCCAGTTAGAGGTCTCCGTGTCTGGAGCGGCTGGTGTGAACCTTAACGGGCTCATCTATCTGATGGGTGGAGAGGAGAACGACCTGGACTTTTTTACCAAACCCTCACGCCTCATCCAGTGTTTTGATACCAACACGCAGAAATGCCACGTGAAGCCGTATGTCCTACCCTTTGCAGGCCGCATGCATGCGGCTGTACACAAGGATTTGATATTTATCATTGCAGAGGGAGACCCGCTGGTCTGTTACAATCCGTTATTAGACAGCTTCACGCGGCTCTGCCTGCCGGAGGTGTGGAGCTCCAGGCCCTCCTTGTGGAAAATCGCCAGCTGCAATGGCTGCATCTATGTGTTCCGAGACCACTACAAGAAAGGGGACGCCAACACCTTCAAGCTGAACCCGGCCACCTCCGTGGTGACTGTAACCAGCGGCATTCGGTTTTTGCTGACCAACCTGCAGTTTTTACTGGCGTGA